The window CACATGTGGTTCGCGTCGGACGCCTGGACCAAGCCCCGCGAAAAGGGCGGGATGGCCGACAGCACCAAGAAGAACTGGAAGCCGTTCGTGAAGGCGATCCAGAACCACTTCGGGCCGCTGCGCATCGCCCAATTCGACCGCGCTACCACCATCCGCCCCCACATCAAGCGCTGGCTCGACAAGAACTGGTCAGACCACCCCAGGCAGGCGGACATGGCCAAGCAGGTGTTGTCGGCCCTGCTGACCTACGCCGTCGACAACGACATGCTGACGTCGAACCCCTGCATCGGCATGAAGAACCGCTATTCCAGCAACCGTGCTGATCGGATCTGGACGCCCGAGCATCTGATGGCCCTTGCCGAGAAGGCGCCGGCGCACGTCATGTTCGCTGCCCGCCTCGCCGCCCTGACCGGACTGCGCCAAGGCGACCTTTTGCGCCTTTCGTGGGGCCACATCAGCGATCTGGCTATCGACCTCCCGTCGACCAGCAAGACCGGCAAGGGCGCGCTGATCCCGATGTACGGCGAGCTGAGCGCGCTGCTGAAGGAAATCCCCAAGGTCTCGACCATCGTCCTGACGAATAGCGACGGACTGCCTTGGAAGACCGGCTTCGGCTCAAGCTGGAACAAGGCGCTGATCGCCGCGAAGCTGAACGGCGCCGATCTTCACTTCCACGACTTCCGAGGCACGGCCGCCACGCGGATGTATCTGGCCGGCCTTTCGAAGCGCGAGATCGCGGAGGCCACCGCCTGGGACGAGGAGAGCGTCGACCGCATTATCCGGCGCTACGTGACCCGAGACGCGCTGCTCCGCGAACGCATCGCGAAGCTGGATCAGAACGGCCGCAGAACGGAAACGGAAAAAAGTGCAGAAAAAAGCTGACCTGAAAATCAGCTAAGTGTTGGAGCGGCCGGCGGGAATCGAACCCGCGACATTCAGCTTGGGAAGCTGACGTTCTACCTCTGAACTACGGCCGCATTGCTGGACCCGCGAGCGACGCCGGAGGGCGATCCTTCGCAAGCAGCGAAAGCCCTGTCTATCCGGTCGTCCAGCCACGCTCAAGACGGGCGGATCCACAAGAGGGCGCGATCCTCGTATTTCAACCTATGCGTTTATCTTGGTTTAATGATGCTCGTTATACGATAGGGACGAAAACAAGATGAGGCTCGTTCATGAAGCGGCTCGGTCTTCTTTCTCGCCTTCGGCATGACCGGCGCGGCGTGGCGGCGATCGAGTTCGCCATGGTCGCGCCGCTGCTGATCCTCCTGATGTCTGGGCTGCTGATCTACGGCAGCTGGTTCTGGATGGCCCATTCTGTCCAGTCTCTGGCGTCCGAGGGCGCGCGCGCCGCGATCGCCGGACTGGACCGCGCGGAGCGTGAACAACTCGCGGTCGACTTTGTCACCGCCCAGGTCGGTGACCTGGGGCTACGGCCGGAGCAAGCGAGCGTCAGCGTGGACGCAGCCGGTTCGGCCATCCGCGTGACAGTCGCCTATGACGCCGCCGATCATCCGCTGATGGCGCTGTCAGGTCTTGTCCCATCGCCCCCGCGGATCATTCGCCGCACGGCGGTGGTGCGCCTGGGAGGTTACTGACATGGTCGTCCGGCGCTGGACTGGCGACGAACGAGGCGGGATCGCGATCATGACCGCCGTCTTCGGCGCGGTGATCTGTGTCCTTGCAGCGCTGGCCGTCGATTTGGGCTCGGTGATGCTGAAGGCGCGGCAGGTGCAGGGCGCGGCGGATCTGTCGGCCATGGCGGCGGCCCATGACTTGTCGCATGCCGAGGCTGCGGCGCGCGCCACCGCCTCGGCCAATCTGGCCGAGGTTCAGGCGGTCAGCGTGGTCAAGGGCGCCTATGTCGCCGATGCGCGCATCGCCCCGGCAGACCGCTTCAGCCCCGGGGTGCTCGAGCCCAACGCCGCTCGGGTCGAGGTGACGGCCCCTGCGCCGCTTTTCTTCGGACGGCTCATCATGCAGCGGGACGCCGTCGCGGTGCGCCGCAGCGCCGTCGCGGCCATTCCGGGCGGGCGCCCCCAGGCCATGTTTTCGATCGGGTCCCGTCTGGCCAGCCTGGACGGGGGGCTGGCCAACGCCTTGCTGTCAGGGCTGCTGGGGTCGAACATCTCGCTGACGGTCATGGATTATCGCGCCCTGGCCGGCGCCCAGGTCAACCTGCTGCAGTTCTCCGACGCCCTGGCTGCGGACCTTGGTCTGACCGCCGGCGACTATGACGCTCTTCTGGAGCAGGAAGTGACGGTCGGCCGTGCGCTGAAGGTTCTCGAAGCGGTCGCCGGCGCGGACGCCAAAAGCGCCCTCAGCAAGCTGACGCGCGCGCCGATCGACGCCAGGCTGAAGCTGAAGGATCTGATTGGCGTTGAAGCCGACGCTCGCCACGGACTGCGTGAGGCGCTGAACGCCAATGTCTCGGCAATGGATCTCATCATGGCCTCTCTCGAGACGGCCAACGGCGATCGCCAGGTGGCGCTGGATCTGGGCGCGCGCGCCGGATTGGCGGACCTGGATATCATGCTGGCCATCGGGGAGCGGCCGAACAAGTCGCCGTGGCTGACAATCACCAGCAAGGACGAGCCCATTATTCGCACGGCCCAGGCGCGTATCTACCTGAAGGCGACGACGTCTCAGGCCCTGGCGGGTCTGGCCCAGGTGAAGTTGCCGATCCTGGTGGAGGCCGCCGCGTCGGAGGCGCGTCTGAAGCGGATAGACTGCGGCGCGGCGACGACTGTGACCCTGGCCGTTCGCCCGGGCGTGGCGCGTGCGCGCGTGGGCGTGATTGACGAGGCGAAACTGAAGAACTTCAAAACGCCCCTGACCAGTTCGCCCGCCACCCTGGTCTCGGTGTTGAACCTTGTCACCCTCAAGGCTCATGCCGACCTGGAAATCGCCGATCCGGACTGGACGGACGTGACCTTCAGTCAAGCCGACATCGACATGCAAAAGACCCGAACAGCGCGGTCGCGCCATTTCGTCAACGGCCTTGTCGTCAGCCTTCTGCAGAGGCTGGAGGTCAGCTTGCTGGGGCTGGATCTGGGCGGGTTGGTTCAGGCGGTCGGCGTGCTTCTGACGCCGCTGGGGCCGGTTCTGGACGGAATTATCCAGCCGCTGCTGGACCTGCTGGGGCTCAGGCTGGGCGAGGCGGACGTGCGCGTACATGGCGTGCAGTGCCCGACACAGGGGCGTACGCCTGTTCTGGTGCGATAGGCCGGGGCCGGGGCGCCCCGGCCGTCAGCCCTCGATCGAGCGCAGACCCGAGACGGCGGCCTGCTGCACTACAGGGCGACGTTGGCCGCCGGCGGCGATAATGCGGTCGATGCGGGCCTTTTCGGCGCGGAAAGCGGCCAGATCGGCGCCCGCCAGGACGGTGCCTTCCTGCGTTTTGATGCCGGACGGATTGATCCGCTGGCCGTTACGCCAGATTTCGTAGTGCAGGTGCGGGCCGGTCGAGGCGCCGGTCGAGCCGACATAGGCGACGACCTGACCCTGGGACACGCGCTGACCGGCGCGGATGCCCGAGCCATAGCGCGACAGGTGGCCGTAGCCGCTTTCCAGGCCGTTGGCATGGCGAATGCGCAGCCAGTTGCCGTAACCGCCCCAGCGACGCGCCTCGACGACCACGCCGTCGGCGGGCGCCACGATGGGCGTGCCGGTGGTGGCGGCGAAGTCCATGCCCTGGTGCATCTTGCGATAACCCGAGATGGGGTGGGTGCGGACGCCGAAGTTCGAGCTGACACGGCGGAAGCTGGTCAGCGGCGTGCGCATCATGGCGGTGCGCGTATTCTTGCCGGTGGCGTCGAAATACTCGGCCGTCTTCGCGCCGGGGCGCTGATAACGATAGAAGGCGTGGCCCTTCAGCTCGGCGTAGAGCAGTTCGCCGGTCTCCACCGTGCGACCGGCCTCGGTCACGGAGCGGTCGAAGACCAGGGTGAACTCGTCGGTGGCGCGCACGTCGCGCTGCATGTCGAACTTGTGCGCGAACAGCTGGCTGGCGCGGCGGACGACCGCCGAGGTGGCGCCCAGTTCGCGGGCGCTGGCCGACAGGGAGCGCTGGACCTTGTCATTGGCGACGACGGTTTCGTGGGTCACCTTTTCGTCGAGGGCGCGCAGACGAAGCGCGCCGTCGAAGCTGCGCGACACGGTCAGCTGGCTGGCTGGGCCGGTGCGCATGGTCAGGCCGATCAGGCGAGCGTCGCCCCGGCCGCCGCGCGGCTTGGAGACGGCGGTCTCGAATTTCAGGCCGGCCCGCATGTCCTTGAGGTCGAAGGCGCTGGCGATGGTGGCGGCGACGGCGCTGGCTTCCTCGGCGCCGATGCCTGTGCGGCGCACGGCCTGCTCAAAGGTCTCGCCACGACGGATTTGTACAGGAATGGCTTCGGGGGCCGTCAGACCGGCCGGTGCGCCGGCGGCGGCGTAGGCCTGGGTCTCAAGATAGGCGATCTGCTCGCTTGTCAGCGCGGGAACTTCCTCGGCGCGGACGGGTTCATAGGCCTGACCGGCCATCAGGGCGATGGTCACGGCGGCGGCCGTCGTCAGGAAATACGGCGCAAGCCGCATGGGCTGGCGGCGCGGATCGAACTGAGCCATCGGTCCCCGGCAATCGACGACGCCCTACTGGCGCCAAACCATTCGAATCATGGATCACGCCCGGGTCCCCCCAAACGCGAAGCGAGCGATATAGCCCGTCCGTCCCATCTTGGGAAGCGCGTAGGTTACAATTGGTTAACTTGGCCGGGTGCAAGTCAAGTATTCCACTGTTTTTCCTGAATCCTCGGCGGACAATGGCCCTTTTCTCGCCTTGCTTGACTGAACAGTGACTGCCGCGCCACGCATCAGTGTTCATACAGTCACGCCTGTCCTTGCAGCGCGATCTGTGGCGTTGTTACGCCTTCATTCGACGACGGACCGCCGAGCGCCTTGACCGACGAGACCCCTGCCTCAAAGCCCGCCCGCCGCCGTGCGCGCTCCGCCGTCCGGACGGCCTTGGCCGTTGTCCTGATCGGTCTGGCTCTTTTGGTCCTTCTGGCCGCCGCCCTCTATCTTAACCGCCGCGCCGCCGCGCGCGAACTTCTGGTCGGATGGCTGGATCGCAAGGGCATCGACGCCGATGTCGAGGTGGATCGACTGGAAGTGGACGGCTTCGTCGGCAAGATCAGCATTGGCGACCCGCGCAATCCCGACTTCAAGGTCGAACGGGTCGAGGTGGATTACGCCCTGGGCATGCCTTGGTCGAAGGCCGGCCTGGGCGTGACGCCCAGTCGCATCCGCCTGGTTCGACCGCTGGCGCGCGCCAGCTGGAAGAAGGGCAAGCTGTCGCTGGGTTCGCTCGACCCGTTGGTCGAGGAGTTCATGGGCAAGCCGCCGCGTCCCGACAGCCGCGCTCCCCTGGTCGTCGTCGAGGGCGGCCGCGCGCGCATCGACACCGAATACGGCCCCGTTCAGGTTCTGGCGGATGCGCGGATCGACAACAGCAAGCTGATGCGGCTGAACGCCCGCCTGCCCGCCGCTTCGCTGAAGAGCGGCGACGTGGAGGCGCGTGGTCTGAGCGCGATCGTGGATCTGACCACCACGGGCGATCGCGTGGCGCTTAAGGTCGAGGCCGCCGCTGATGATTTCGCTCTGGCCGACGCCAGCGGGTCGGCGGCGAAGCTGAGCCTGACCGGCGATCTGCCCTATCCCGACCTGAAGACGCGTCGCGGCGACGGGCGCGCGGTCATCGCCGCCCACCTGACCGCTGACGCCCTGGCGGCAGGCGGCGTCGAGGGGCGGCAGGCCGACGCGACGCTGGACTTCGACGGCGTGACCGAAGGCTGGCTGGAAGCCTTCCGAGTCTCAGGCAAGGGACAGGCGCGTGTGCGGGCGAGGAGGATGGCGGGTCAGGGGTTCGAGGCGCGCGGCGTCGACCTGGCCCTGAGTCGCGCGGACATCGCCGCAAGTGAGGGGGAGCGCGGCCTGGAATGGCGCATCGGTTCCCCCGCTGTCGTTCGCCTCGAGAGCGGCGCCATGGGGCAGACCCGGCTGGGTCAGGCGGTGCTGGCCTCATCCGGACTGACGGCGGGCGGGCGTGGAGACGCCTTCGAAGTGCAGGGCCCTCTGGCCCTGACGGCCGGACGGCTGAGTTCCGGCGACCTGACGCTGAGCGACGCCCGCGGCCGTCTGGCGCTGGACGTGGTGCGCGACAGCGTGACCCGGATCACGGCCCAGGGCGCGCTGTCCGCCGCGCGCACCGCCTGGTCCGGCCTCGGCGCCCCGGCAAGGGATGATCTGCCGGAAGTGGCCGAGTTGAAGCGCGCCCTGGGCGCCTTCGCCATCGACGCTCCCGGCGTCCGGTTCGCCACCGGCAATGCGGGCACCGAGCTGACGCTGACGCGGCCGGCCACGGCGCGCCCCGCCAACGGCGGTCTTCTGACCTTCTCGCCGGCGAAGACGCCCCTGTTCGCGGCTGAGCCGGATCAGGCCGGCGGCGGCGCCCTCAGCATCGCTTCACAACGCGGCGGCGGCCTGCCCGAGGCCCGGATCGACGTGCCGTCGTGGAGCCTGACACGCGGCGGTTTCCGCGCCGTGGTGGACGGTCAGGCGGCGCTGGACTTCGGCCCGGCGCGCAACATCGCCCTGTCGACCAGGGGCGAGTTGGCCTCCGACGGCGGGCGACTGACCTATGCGACGGGCGACTGCATCCCCCTCAGCGTCGCCAAGCTGGAGCTGGGCGAGAACGACGTGACCGATATCGCCGGCCGTTTCTGCCCGGCCGACGCCCCCCTGATCACGGTCGTGGACGGAAGTTGGCGCGCGCAGGGGGCCCTGACAGACGTCGGCGCCACCGCCCCCTTCCTGGCCATGCGCTTCTCCGACGCCCAGGGGCGACTGGTCGTGGACGGAAAGCCCGCTGGCCTGTCGATGACGGCGAGCGTGACGCGCGCCCTGGCGTCCGACACGACTGATCCCCTGCGCTTCCTGCCGCTGACCGCGGTCGGCGAGGCGCGGCTGGCCAATGACGTCTGGAGCGGCGGGTTCGACCTGACCCGTCTGGAGCAAGCCATCGGCCGCATCGACCTGCGCCACGATGGAAAGGCCGAGGCGGGCGGCGTGACCATCAGCGCCCCGAATCTCTTCTTTACCGCCCAGGGGCTGCAGCCCGACGATCTCAGCCCCTTGGCCGGTGACTACCTGAAGTCGCCTGTCGAGGGCTCGGCCGGCTTCGAGGGGCGCTTTGACTGGACCCCGAGCACGACCTCCAGCTCCGGCGTCGCCACCATCACCGAGCTCGACTTCACCAGCCCGGCTGGCAAGGTGCAGGGGCTGAAGGGTCGCGTCGAGTTCACAAGCCTGACGCCGCTGATCACCGCCCCGGATCAGGTGCTGACGGTGAACCGACTGGAGACGGTCACCCCGTTGACCGATCTGGAGCTGCGCTTCGCCCTGGACGAGAAGGCGCTGAACCTGGCGGGTGGTCAGATCCAGGCGGCGGGCGGGCGTATCAGCATCGAGCCTTTCAACATTCCCCTGACGCCAGGCGAGGCCTGGGGCGGGGTGATCGTGGTCGAGCAGGTGCAGCTGAACGAGCTGATGAAGAGCGCCAACCTGCAGGATAAGGCCGAGCTGGATTCCGTGGTGTCCGGTCGCCTGCCTTTCACCTTCGCGCCCGATACGGGCTGGCGCATCGTCGGCGGCGTGCTGACCGCCGTTCGGCCGGGCCGTCTGTCGATCAAGCCCGAGGTCTTCGACGATCTGGCGGCGGGCGGCGGGGCCGCCGACGGCGCGCCCCTGCCGCCCAACACCATGCAGGATCTGGCCTATCAGGCCATGCAGGACCTTGCGATCAGCGGCCTGTCCGCCGAGGTCAACAGCCTGGATGGTGGTCGCCTGGGGGTCCGGTTCCATATCAACGGCCGGCACGATCCGCCCGAGCGCGAACAGCTGCGTCTGAGCTGGATGGAGCTGATCCGTCGCGACTTCCTGAACAAGAAGCTGAATCTGCCGTCCGACACGCCGATCGACCTGACGCTGGACACGACCTGGAACGCCAATGAGATCGTCTCGGACCTGATGGAATACGCCCGTCGCGGCGAAACGCCGGATTGACCCTTGAGATACCGCGCCGCTTTGTTCAGAACCCGTTCACGCGCCGTGGCGTTAGATCGTCACGACTTCAACCGCCGCCTTCGGAGATCGGCCTCATGATCAGCAAGCGTCAGATCGCCCTGCTCGGCCTCGCCGCCGTCAGCGTCGCCGCGTGCGCGCCCACGGTGAACATCAAATTCAGCGAACCGCTGCAGATCTACGCCAAGCTGGACGCCGACATCCGCATCAAGCTCGACCAGGAACTGCAGAACCTCCTGCGCGAAAACCCCAACCTGTTCTGACCGAAAGAAAGGGGCTGAACATGAACCATCGCAAGCTCTTCGTCGCCGTCGCCGCTGTCGCCGCCCTGGGCGTGGCCGCCGGCGCCGCCGTGGCCCAGACCGCCTCGCAAAAGGCCCTGGTCGACCAGGCCAAGGCCGCAGGATCGGTCGGCGAGCAGGCCGACGGCTTCCTCGGCGTGCGCACCTCGGTGAACGCCGACACCCAGGCCGCCGTCAGCGCCACCAACGCCGGCCGCCGCCAGGCCTATGCCCGCAGCGCCGCCGACGCCGGCACCTCGGCCGATGTGGCCGGCGCCCGGATGTTCGAAACCCAGCTGCTGCCGCGCATCAGCTCGGGCCAGTGGTACAAGAACGCCGCGGGCCAGTGGGTCCAGCGTTGATCTGACGCGATGAAAAGACCCCGGGTCGAAGGTCGAGCAGGGCGCTTCCTGCTGGCCCTCGGCCTGGCGGTCGTCATCGCCGCCGTCGTCACCCTCGGTCTGGCCGGATACTGGCGACTGATCGGCGGCGGTCCCATGTCCGTTCACGGCTGGATCGCCATGGGACTGGGCGTGCTGGGCACGGTCGGTCTGGCCGGACTGCTGATGAGTCTGGCCTTCAGGTCGGATCGCGAGGGTTGGGACGATCAAGTCGATAATCGACTGGACCCCGGCCGGGACGAAGCCGAAGACAACGACACCCTCTATTAGGCGGCTACCGCGCCGTCATCCGTGACGCCCAGCGCCGGTTCGAACAACTGCCGCGTCAGGGCCTCGACCACCGGCACGGCGACCGCATCCCCCATCAGCTTCAGGGCCGCGCTTTCGCTGGTCGGCAGCCGATAGTCGTCCGACACCCCCATCAGCCGCGCCGCCTCGCGTCCCGTCAGGCGGCGCATGCTCGCCCGGCCCTTGTCGCAGATCAGCACATACTGCCGCGACGAGCCGCCCGAGGGCGTGCGCAGACAACCCCCCAGACCATCGAAGCGCAGCTCAAGCCGCTGATGCTTGACCCCGTCCAGGGTCCGCACCCGGCGGAAGGCGGCGCCGACGCGGCGCTCGCCCGAGGCCAGGACCGCGTCCAGCCGCGCCCGGTGCAGCGGCGACAGCATGGCCAGCAAGGCCTTGGTCTGAGCCCTGGTGAAGACCGGAACCCTGGCCTCCAGCACGGTGGACAGGTCCAGATTGCGACGCGGCGGCGGGGTCAGGGCCCACCAGGCCCAGTTGGCCCGCACGCTTTCGGAAAGGCGGGCGTGGGCGGCGATCAGGCGTGGCGTGTGGAAAGGACCGCTCGGCGTGGCGACGGTCGGCCCCTCGACCTCGCGCATGGCGATGACGAACAGGCGCGGCCGCGACTGGGGCAGCCAGAGGGCCGCGTCCATCTCCAGCGCGCCGACGCGATAGCCGGCCTCGACCATGGCGGCGCAGACGGCCTCGAAGTCGGCTCCCTCGCCGGAGGTCAACAAACCGGCGACGTTCTCGATGACGATGATGCGCGGCGCGCGGCCCTCAAGGTCGAGCCCCTGCATCAGCTTCCAGAAGCCCCAGAAGGCGCCCGAGCGCACGGCCTTCAGCCCGCCGCGCGCGCCCGCCAGACTGACGTCCTGACAGGGCGACGAGGCCCAGCACAGGTCCGGCGTTCCGGGAATCTCGGCAGGCGTCAGATCCCAGACGTCGCCCTCGGCCAGCAGGGTCCCGGCGTGGTTGGCGCGGAAGGCGCGGGCCTTCATTGGGTCGATGTCGTTGGCGAAGACCGTGCCGAACCCGGCACGCCCGCTGGACAGGCCCAGGCCTGCCAGACCGCCCCCCGCGAAGAACTCGCAGGCGGTGAGGGGAGCAGAGGCGGAGGCGACGCGATTCGTCATGGCGGGCACCATAGCGCAGCGCGATGCGTTTGGCGCCTGCCCTTGACCGCAGATCGCGCCTGCGGTTCCTGAGAATCGACCTGAAACGGAGCCCGTCATGCGCATCGCAACCCTTGTCGCCCCCCTGTTTGTGGCGACGACCGCTCTCGCCGCCTGCTCGCAGCCGGTGGCCGAAAAGGCGCCCGCCGCCCCGGCCGAGGTTCGCACCCTGGCCGGGGTCGATCTGGATCAGCCGCTGCGGGTGATGGGCACGGAGCCCTTCTGGGCCGTCGAGATCACGCCTGCGGGCCTGACCTATTCGGGCGTCGACCGCCCCGAGCAAAAGGCCGCCAACCCTGGCCCGGCGTTACAGGGCGCCGTCGCCGTCTGGACCGCCGAGACCGAGGCCAAGACCCCTCTGGTCGTCACCCTGGCGGCCACCGACTGCTCCGACGGCATGAGCGACCGCACCTACCCCCTGACCGCCAGGGTCGAGATCGGCGGCGAGAGCCTGACCGGCTGCGCCGCCGCCGTCGCCGCCATCGATAAGGCGGGTGAAAGCGGACGGGTCGAGTAGGTCTCGCCTATCCCGCTCACTTCGGCGGGGGGGAGGGGATGAGTGTAAAGGGCGTTTTCTTGGCGCCAGTCTTGCTGCTGAGGCTTCAGGCCGCTTGACGCTTCCCAAAGCGGCGCTCTTTCATGGTGGCCGCATGACCCCGACGCCTGTCGATCTTCGCCCATTGACCGCCCTGCGGTTCATGGCCGCGCTGTGGGTGGTCTTCTACACCTTCTGGCCCAACCTGAACGTCGGCTTCCTGCCGAATCTGGCGGCCAAGGGCTATCTGGGCGTCGAGCTCTTCTTCGTCCTGTCGGGCTTCATCCTCAGCCACGTCTATCTCCACGCCTTCGCGGAAAAGCGGTTCTCCTATCGGGGCTTCCTGTGGGCGCGGATCGCGCGGGTCTATCCGCTGCATGTCTTCACCCTGCTGGGGGTTATGGCGCTTGGCCTGGCCGCCGTGG of the Brevundimonas pondensis genome contains:
- a CDS encoding DNA cytosine methyltransferase, with amino-acid sequence MTNRVASASAPLTACEFFAGGGLAGLGLSSGRAGFGTVFANDIDPMKARAFRANHAGTLLAEGDVWDLTPAEIPGTPDLCWASSPCQDVSLAGARGGLKAVRSGAFWGFWKLMQGLDLEGRAPRIIVIENVAGLLTSGEGADFEAVCAAMVEAGYRVGALEMDAALWLPQSRPRLFVIAMREVEGPTVATPSGPFHTPRLIAAHARLSESVRANWAWWALTPPPRRNLDLSTVLEARVPVFTRAQTKALLAMLSPLHRARLDAVLASGERRVGAAFRRVRTLDGVKHQRLELRFDGLGGCLRTPSGGSSRQYVLICDKGRASMRRLTGREAARLMGVSDDYRLPTSESAALKLMGDAVAVPVVEALTRQLFEPALGVTDDGAVAA
- a CDS encoding intermembrane phospholipid transport protein YdbH family protein; the protein is MTDETPASKPARRRARSAVRTALAVVLIGLALLVLLAAALYLNRRAAARELLVGWLDRKGIDADVEVDRLEVDGFVGKISIGDPRNPDFKVERVEVDYALGMPWSKAGLGVTPSRIRLVRPLARASWKKGKLSLGSLDPLVEEFMGKPPRPDSRAPLVVVEGGRARIDTEYGPVQVLADARIDNSKLMRLNARLPAASLKSGDVEARGLSAIVDLTTTGDRVALKVEAAADDFALADASGSAAKLSLTGDLPYPDLKTRRGDGRAVIAAHLTADALAAGGVEGRQADATLDFDGVTEGWLEAFRVSGKGQARVRARRMAGQGFEARGVDLALSRADIAASEGERGLEWRIGSPAVVRLESGAMGQTRLGQAVLASSGLTAGGRGDAFEVQGPLALTAGRLSSGDLTLSDARGRLALDVVRDSVTRITAQGALSAARTAWSGLGAPARDDLPEVAELKRALGAFAIDAPGVRFATGNAGTELTLTRPATARPANGGLLTFSPAKTPLFAAEPDQAGGGALSIASQRGGGLPEARIDVPSWSLTRGGFRAVVDGQAALDFGPARNIALSTRGELASDGGRLTYATGDCIPLSVAKLELGENDVTDIAGRFCPADAPLITVVDGSWRAQGALTDVGATAPFLAMRFSDAQGRLVVDGKPAGLSMTASVTRALASDTTDPLRFLPLTAVGEARLANDVWSGGFDLTRLEQAIGRIDLRHDGKAEAGGVTISAPNLFFTAQGLQPDDLSPLAGDYLKSPVEGSAGFEGRFDWTPSTTSSSGVATITELDFTSPAGKVQGLKGRVEFTSLTPLITAPDQVLTVNRLETVTPLTDLELRFALDEKALNLAGGQIQAAGGRISIEPFNIPLTPGEAWGGVIVVEQVQLNELMKSANLQDKAELDSVVSGRLPFTFAPDTGWRIVGGVLTAVRPGRLSIKPEVFDDLAAGGGAADGAPLPPNTMQDLAYQAMQDLAISGLSAEVNSLDGGRLGVRFHINGRHDPPEREQLRLSWMELIRRDFLNKKLNLPSDTPIDLTLDTTWNANEIVSDLMEYARRGETPD
- a CDS encoding tyrosine-type recombinase/integrase, with protein sequence MAAKVKLDSVYRVVAKSGAVYLYAWKGKGAPRLHAEPGSAAFVEELAAALATRKTGDKSKMLSLTHMWFASDAWTKPREKGGMADSTKKNWKPFVKAIQNHFGPLRIAQFDRATTIRPHIKRWLDKNWSDHPRQADMAKQVLSALLTYAVDNDMLTSNPCIGMKNRYSSNRADRIWTPEHLMALAEKAPAHVMFAARLAALTGLRQGDLLRLSWGHISDLAIDLPSTSKTGKGALIPMYGELSALLKEIPKVSTIVLTNSDGLPWKTGFGSSWNKALIAAKLNGADLHFHDFRGTAATRMYLAGLSKREIAEATAWDEESVDRIIRRYVTRDALLRERIAKLDQNGRRTETEKSAEKS
- a CDS encoding YnbE family lipoprotein, translated to MISKRQIALLGLAAVSVAACAPTVNIKFSEPLQIYAKLDADIRIKLDQELQNLLRENPNLF
- a CDS encoding M23 family metallopeptidase encodes the protein MAQFDPRRQPMRLAPYFLTTAAAVTIALMAGQAYEPVRAEEVPALTSEQIAYLETQAYAAAGAPAGLTAPEAIPVQIRRGETFEQAVRRTGIGAEEASAVAATIASAFDLKDMRAGLKFETAVSKPRGGRGDARLIGLTMRTGPASQLTVSRSFDGALRLRALDEKVTHETVVANDKVQRSLSASARELGATSAVVRRASQLFAHKFDMQRDVRATDEFTLVFDRSVTEAGRTVETGELLYAELKGHAFYRYQRPGAKTAEYFDATGKNTRTAMMRTPLTSFRRVSSNFGVRTHPISGYRKMHQGMDFAATTGTPIVAPADGVVVEARRWGGYGNWLRIRHANGLESGYGHLSRYGSGIRAGQRVSQGQVVAYVGSTGASTGPHLHYEIWRNGQRINPSGIKTQEGTVLAGADLAAFRAEKARIDRIIAAGGQRRPVVQQAAVSGLRSIEG
- a CDS encoding YdbL family protein, with protein sequence MNHRKLFVAVAAVAALGVAAGAAVAQTASQKALVDQAKAAGSVGEQADGFLGVRTSVNADTQAAVSATNAGRRQAYARSAADAGTSADVAGARMFETQLLPRISSGQWYKNAAGQWVQR
- a CDS encoding COG3650 family protein; amino-acid sequence: MRIATLVAPLFVATTALAACSQPVAEKAPAAPAEVRTLAGVDLDQPLRVMGTEPFWAVEITPAGLTYSGVDRPEQKAANPGPALQGAVAVWTAETEAKTPLVVTLAATDCSDGMSDRTYPLTARVEIGGESLTGCAAAVAAIDKAGESGRVE
- a CDS encoding TadE/TadG family type IV pilus assembly protein gives rise to the protein MKRLGLLSRLRHDRRGVAAIEFAMVAPLLILLMSGLLIYGSWFWMAHSVQSLASEGARAAIAGLDRAEREQLAVDFVTAQVGDLGLRPEQASVSVDAAGSAIRVTVAYDAADHPLMALSGLVPSPPRIIRRTAVVRLGGY
- a CDS encoding TadG family pilus assembly protein, whose product is MVVRRWTGDERGGIAIMTAVFGAVICVLAALAVDLGSVMLKARQVQGAADLSAMAAAHDLSHAEAAARATASANLAEVQAVSVVKGAYVADARIAPADRFSPGVLEPNAARVEVTAPAPLFFGRLIMQRDAVAVRRSAVAAIPGGRPQAMFSIGSRLASLDGGLANALLSGLLGSNISLTVMDYRALAGAQVNLLQFSDALAADLGLTAGDYDALLEQEVTVGRALKVLEAVAGADAKSALSKLTRAPIDARLKLKDLIGVEADARHGLREALNANVSAMDLIMASLETANGDRQVALDLGARAGLADLDIMLAIGERPNKSPWLTITSKDEPIIRTAQARIYLKATTSQALAGLAQVKLPILVEAAASEARLKRIDCGAATTVTLAVRPGVARARVGVIDEAKLKNFKTPLTSSPATLVSVLNLVTLKAHADLEIADPDWTDVTFSQADIDMQKTRTARSRHFVNGLVVSLLQRLEVSLLGLDLGGLVQAVGVLLTPLGPVLDGIIQPLLDLLGLRLGEADVRVHGVQCPTQGRTPVLVR